In the genome of Bradyrhizobium ottawaense, the window GCCGCAGGAACGGCTTGAACACTTCTTCGCGCAAATGCGCGGGAATGCCGGGGCCGTCGTCGTCGATCGTCACGGTCAAATAACGGTGATCGCGCTGGCCGGTGATGGCGATGGCCTTGCCGTAGCGCGCCGCGTTGGTGACGAGATTGGCGAGGCAGCGTTTGAACGAGGCCGGCTTCACCGTCACGACGGGCAGGCCGTGGAAGGCGACGGTCGCGGTGTGACCGTGGCGCTCGGCGTCGCCGCGCAGCTCCTCGAGCGCCTGCGCCATGTCGGTCGGCTGCGACTGCTCGCCGGAATCGCCGCGGGCGAAGGCGAGGTAATCCTCCAGCATCATCGACATTTCGTCGACGTCCTTGCGCATGCCCTCGAGCTCGGGGCTGTCGCCGATCAGCGCCAGCTCCAGCTTGAAGCGGGTCAGGATGGTGCGCAGATCGTGGCTGACGCCGGCGAGCATCGCGGTGCGCTGCTCCATGGTGCGCTCGATGCGCGACTTCATCTCGAGGAAGGCGACCGCCGCGCGCCGCACCTCGCGCGCGCCCCTGGGGCGGAAGTTCGGCGCTTCGCGGCCCTTGCCGAAGCTTTCGGCGGCGTCGGCAAGACGCAGGATCGGCTTGATCTGGTTGCGCAGGAACAGCACGGCCACGATCAGCAAAATCGAGGACGTGCCGACCATCCAGAACAGGAATATCTCCGAGTTGGAGGCATAGGCGGCGCTGCGCTGCGCGAACACGCGCATCACGGCATCGTCGAGCTGGATGCGGATCTCGACGAGATTGGAGCGGCCGACCGTGTCAATCCAGAACGAGCGCCCGATCTGGCGGCCGAGCTGCACCGACAGCGTCTGGTCGAGCAGCGAGAAGAACGGCTTTGGTCCCGGCGGCGGCATGTCGCCGGCGGGCAGGAAATCGACGACGAGGCCGAGGCGCTGCTGGGCGATGCGGCGGATCTGCTCGCGATCCCGGTCTTGCGGATACCCCTTGTAGACGTCGATCAGCGCGGCGATGTCCTGCACCACGGCGGCCGACAGTCGGCGCGTCACCGTATTCCAGTGCCGCTCCATGAACACGAAGGCCACGACCGATTGCAGCACCACCATCGGCACAATCATGATGAGCAGCGCGCGGGCGTAGAGGCCGGTCGGCATCCACCCCTTGAACGCGTTGCCCATCCAGCCGTTGACGGCGGAGACGCGGCCGGCGGCGCTTCGGAGCAGCGTCAGGCCGGTATCGATCGTGCTCATCGGTCGCGCTTCACTGATTTATGGCGAGGCTACCAGCCGGTAGCCGATGCCGCGCACCGCCTGGAGGAACAGCGGATTGGCGGGGTCTGTCTCGATCTTGCGCCTGAGGCGGTTGATCTGCACGTCGACGGCGCGCTCGTTGACGCTGCCGTTGCCGGTCAGCGCACTGCGCGGCACGGTCTCGCCCGGCGTCTCCGAGAGGATGCGCAGCATCTCGCGCTCGCGGTCGGTGAGGTGGATGACCTCCTCGCCCTGGCGCAGTTCACCGCGATCGAGATGATAGACGTAGGGACCGAACGCGATCTTCTCCACCGTCGTGGCCTGCGGCGGCGGCGCGGCGCGCTTGAGGATGTTGTTGATGCGCAGCGCCAGCTCGCGCGGCTCGAACGGTTTCGCCACGTAGTCGTCGGCGCCGATCTGCAGGCCCTCGATGCGCGCTTCCGCCTCGTGTCGTGCCGTCAACATCACGATCGGCACGGAGGAGGATGTCCGGATGAAGCGGGCGAGATCGAAGCCGGTCTCGCCGGGCATCATCACGTCGAGGATCAAGAGGTCGAAATGCAGGCCCAGCAGTTTCGAGCGTGCATCGCCGGCGCTCGCGGCGGTGGTGACGCGGTAGCCCTCGGCGGCGAGGAAGCGCGAGAGCAGATCGCGGATGCGGCGGTCGTCGTCGACGAGCAGCAGATGCGGCGCGTCATCGGCCGGGCGCGCCGGCGGGCGGGCGAGAGTGGCAGCGAGCGTCACGGTCACTCCTTGGCGTCGTGGTTGACGGAAGCGAAGATCGTCTCGAGCACCTTGTCCGGATCGTCGCGATCGATCATCGCGCGCAAGAAGCGCTTGACGGTTTCCGCATCCTGCGGACCCATTTCGGCGAGCGCCTTGGTGATCCGCGTGGTCTGCAGACCGGCGAGCTTCTGCACCAGCGCCTCGCCCTTCGGCGTCGCGTAGAGCAGGCGCTGGCGGCGGTCATTGTCGCCGGTCTTCTGTACGATGTAGCCCTCGTCCAGCAGCTGCTTGAGCACGCGGCCGAGCGATTGCTTGGTGATGCGCAGGACGTCGAGCAGATCGGCGACCTTGAGGCCGGGATAGCGGTAGACGAAGTGCATGACCCGGTGGTGGGCGCGGCCGAAGCCGAAAGCCTCCAGCTCCTGGTCGGGATCGCCGACGAAGTCGCGATAGGCGAAGAACAGTAGCTCGATGATATCCCAGCGCAAATTGCCTCCGTCGTCTGCGGCCGGCTTGGGCTCGGCGGCGTCGTGAGAGGAAGTCGCGAAATTTATGTCAGGCATATTGACGTATCTTGGGTTCAATGTTACAAAACGATTGACCAGCACGAAATTTTAGATCGTTTCGCGCGGGTGGCATCGAAGCAGGGCGGCTGGAGAGAGCCGGACAGGCGACGACGGCCGGATCAGATCTACCGTGCGATTGTCGAGCGGCGTTTCGGCAAAACATACTGGACTTCCGCCTTCCGCAAAAGCATGTCCTCGGCGATATGCTGGCCACGGAAACCGGCCGTAACAAGGCTGGCGGCGGTCCGGCCTAAAACCAATCAAGCCAGCCGGGCCCGAAAAGGGCAGGCCGGCGCCAGAACGGCGCCGCCACCGGCAAGCGGGAGGCAAGGACATGAGCATGAAATTCGACATCCAGCCCGCATCCAATCCGACGTCCGAGAAGGACCGCGTGGCCAAGCTGGTGGACCCCGGCTTCGGACGAGTCTTCACCGATCACATGGCGATCGTGCGCTACAACCAGGCCAAGGGCGGCTGGTACGAGGCGAAGATCGAGGCACGCGCCAACTTCCAGATGGATCCGGCCGGCGCGGTGCTGCACTACGCCCAGGAAATCTTCGAGGGCCTCAAGGCCTACAAGCGCGACGATGGCGGCGTGAACCTGTTCCGTCCCGACGCCAATGCGCGGCGCTTCAAGGATTCCGCCGACCGCATGGCGATGGCGCAGCTGCCCGAGGACGTCTTCATCGAGGCGGTCGAGCAGGTCGTGCGTATCGACCGCGCTTGGATGCCGGGCGGCGAGGGCAGCCTCTACCTGCGGCCCTTCATGATCGCGAGCGAGACCTTCCTCGGCGTCAAGCCGTCGTCCGAATATATCTTCGCCGTCATCGCTTCGCCGGTCGGCTCCTACTTCAAGGGCGGGCCTGCGCCGGTGTCGATCTGGGTCTCGGAGAATTACACGCGCGCGGCCGTCGGCGGCACCGGTGCCGTCAAATGCGGCGGCAATTATGCCGCGAGCCTGCGTGCCCAGGCCGAAGCGATCCAGCATGGCTGCGATCAGGTCGTCTTCCTCGACGCGGTCGAGCGCCGCTACATCGAGGAGCTCGGCGGCATGAACGTGTTCTTCGTGTTCGACGACGGCTCGCTTTCGACGCCGCCGCTCGGGACCATCCTGCCCGGCATCACCCGCGACTCCATCATCGCGCTGGCAAAGGATGCCGGCAAGACCGTGCGCGAGGAGCCGTATTCGCTCGACCAGTGGCGCAAGGATGCGGCCAGCGGCAAGCTGAAGGAAGCGTTTGCCTGTGGCACCGCGGCCGTGATCTCGCCGATCGGCAAGGTGCGCTCGGTGAGCGGTGATTTCGAAATCAGCGGCGGCGCCGCCGGCCCCGTCGCCATGGGCCTGCGCAAGCAGCTCGTCGACATCCAGTACGGCCGCACCAACGATCCCCACAACTGGATCCGCAAGGTGTTTTGAGATACGCCGATGCGCGTTTCCCCTCTCGTGAGCAGAGGGGAAACGCGCATCGTTTGTGGTTTTTCGTGCACTGAACGTGCCGTTGCCGACATGCGACAAAGTCTGGACACATCTGGACATCAGGACTTCGCAACCATGGCAACGAAACTCTCCCAACCCATGAAATGGGTCGTTCTCGCCGCAATCGCCGGCGTTTCCGTTTTCGGCATCCTGACCATCGGCCCGATGCATGAGGTGGTCGCGCAAGATCGCTCGCCGATCGTCGATGTGCGCACCAGCGATCCCGAGATGAATGCCGCGATCGCGCGCGCCCGTGGCTCGCTTCCAACTTTCTGGGCCTCCTATGACACGCCGAAGCCGTCGGAGGCTGGGCACGCCCTGAAGGTGCGCTTCTCGACCCGCAAGGGCGGTGAGCACATCTGGATCGGCGGGGTGAAGAAGCGGCCTGACGGGACCTATTCTGGTCTCCTCGCCAACGAACCGCGTGACCTGCCAGGCAAGCGGGCCGGCGACGAGGTCAAGTTCACCGAGGCTGACATTTCGGACTGGATGTTCATGCGCAACGGCAAGATCGTCGGCGGCGAAACCATCAAGCCGACGCTGAAGTCGCTGCCGAAGGCGGACGCGGATGCCCTGAGAGCGCGGATGGAGAAGCCGTAAAGGTTGGCCGTCATTCCGGGATGGTCCGAAGTACCAGACCCGGAATCTCGAGATTCCGGGTTCGATGCTTGCGCATCGCCCCGGAATGACGGCGTCCCCTAAGCACCGGTTGCCGCTTCGCGCCCCGGCTGGTAAATGCCGGCGCATGGCCGAGAAACCCAAAAAACCCCAGAAACTGAAGGCGCGCCTGCCGCGCGGGCTCGAGGATCGCGATCCCTCAGCGATCCGGGCGACGCGCGAGATGGTCGAGAAGATCCGCGCCGTCTACGAGCTCTACGGCTTCGAGCCGGTGGAAACGCCGGCGATGGAATACACCGATGCGCTCGGCAAGTTCCTGCCCGACCAGGACCGTCCGAACGAGGGCGTGTTCTCGTTCCAGGACGACGACGAGCAGTGGATCAGCCTGCGCTACGATTTGACCGCGCCACTCGCCCGCTACGTCGGCGAGCGCTACGGCACCGACGCTCTTGTCTTGCCCTACCGCAGCTACCGGGTCGGCCATGTCTTCCGCAACGAAAAGCCCGGCCCGGGCCGATTCCGGCAGTTCATGCAGTTCGACGCCGACACCGTCGGCTCGGCAACGCCGGCGGCGGATGCCGAGATCTGCATGATGGCCGCGGACACGATGGAGGCGCTCGGCATCGCGCGCGGCTCCTATGTCGTGAAGGTCAACAACCGCAAAGTGCTCGACGGCGTGCTGGAGGCCATCGGGCTCGGCGGCGACGAGAACGCAGGCCGCAGGCTGACCGTGCTGCGCGCGATCGACAAGCTCGACAAGTTTTCCGCCGACGAAGTGCGCAAATTGCTCGGTCCCGGACGATGGGACGGCGGCGAGGAAGGCAAGGGCGATTTCACGAAGGGCGCCAATTTGAGCGAGGCGGAGGCTGATGTCGTGCTCGCCATCACCAAGCCGCGCGAGGATTGGAAAGAGGCCATTGCCGCGGCCGAAACCTACCTCGCCAAGAGCGAGATCGGTCAGGCCGGCGTGAGCGAGCTGGACGAGATTGCCAAGCTGGTCACGGCGTCGGGTTACGGTGCGGACCGCATCAAGATCGATCCCTCCGTCGTGCGCGGCCTCGAATACTACACCGGCCCCGTCTACGAGGTCGAACTGCTGCTCGAGACCAAGGACGAGAAGGGCCGCCCGGTGCGCTTCGGCTCGGTCGGCGGGGGCGGGCGTTACGATGGCCTGGTCTCGCGCTTCCGCGGCGAGCCCGTGCCGGCGACCGGCTTCTCGATCGGCGTCTCGCGGCTCCAGGCCGCGCTGACGCTGCTCGGCAAGCTCGACACCAAGCCGGAGTTCGGTCCCGTCGTCGTGACCGTGTTCGACCGCGACCGCGTCGCCGACTATCAGAAGATGGTGGCTAGCTTGCGCGCCGCCGGCATCCGCGCCGAGCTCTATCTCGGCAATCCCAAGAACATGGGCAACCAGCTCAAATATGCCGACCGCCGCAATTCACCGTGCGTGATCATCCAGGGCTCGGATGAAAAGGCGCGCGGCGAGCTGCAGATCAAGGATCTGATCGAAGGCGCGAAGGCGGCCGCGGCGATCGCCTCCAACCAGGAATGGCGCGAGAGCCGACCGGCGCAATTCTCGTGCAGCGAAGCCGATCTCGTCACCAAGGTGCGTGAGGTCCTGGCCCGTCATGACGTAAAGTGGGGATAGCTATTCCGCCAGGCCGTCATGCCCGGGCTTGTCCCGGGCATCGACGTCTTGTTTGATGGATAAGCACGTGAATGGCCGGGACAAGCCCGGCCATGACGACAGCAACAGGGAGAAAACAATGCCTGAGATCACTGTCAGCATGGCCGAAGGCCGCACCGACGAGCAGAAGGCCGGCATGATGCGCGACATCACCCAGGCGTTGGTGAAGAATCTCGGCGTCGATGCCGATGCCGTCGTCATCCAGATCAACGAAGCCCCGCTCCGTCACAAGATGAAGGGCGGCAAGACCTTCGTGGAGCGCGCGGCGGCGGCGAAGAAGTAGCCACTGGCGGTTCGGCATTCACCGCTGTCGTCCCGGACAAGCGTCAGCGCAGATCCGGGACCCATAACCACAGGGAGCGGTTATCTGGCCAGCTGGTAACTCCGAATCTTCGCCAAAGTCGATCCTGTGGTTATGGGTCCCGGATCAGCGCTCGCTACGCTCGGTTGTCCGGGACGACAGCGGAGTTTGAGGCACCATGGACGCACGCGATTTCATCAAGGTCGGCATGAATGCCGAGCGCACGCTGGTGGTCCCGGCGGAGCGCACGGTCGGGCATTTCGTGCCGGGCATGCCGTTTGTCTACGCGACGCCGATGATGATCCTGGAAATGGAGATGACCGCAGGCGATGCGATCCGCGCTGCGCTTCAGCCCGGCTGGGTCACTGTCGGCACCGAGGTCGACATCCGCCATCTCGCAGCCGCGCTCGTCGGCGCGACGGTGCGGACCACCGCGAAGGTCGTCGCCGTCGAACGCCGCGTCATCCGCTTCGAGGTCGCGGCGTTCGAGGGCACGCGCAAGCTCGGCGAGGGCCGCCACGCGCGCGGGCTCGTCAATGTCGAGATGTTCAACAGGCGGTTAGCCGCGGGCACGACGCCGTAGGGTGGATTAGCCCTGCGGACTACGCGAAGCGTAGACCGCTTGGCGTAATCCACCACGTCTGCGTCCTCGGAAATAGAAGAGGTGGGTTACGGCTTCGCCTAACCCACCCTACGGCACCTGCTTACTTCGCCAATTCCTTCGACCGCTTTGTCGCCGCCGCGATCGCGCGGATCATGAGATCGCGCAGACCCGGCTCGGCCATCAGCACACCGAGCGCGGCGGCCGTGGTGCCGCCGGGCGAGGTGACGTTCTGACGCAACGTGCTCGATGGCAGCTCCGACTGGTGCAGCAGCTCGCCGGAGCCGGCCACGGTCTCGCGCGCCAGCCTGGTCGCGAGCGACTCGGGCAATCCGGCCTCGACGCCGGCGCGGGCGAGCTCCTCGGCGAGCAGAAACACATAGGCCGGGCCGGAGCCGGAGACGGCGGTCACCGCGTCCATCAGGCTCTCGTCATCGACCCATTCGACTGAGCCGGTGGCGCGCAGCAGCGCATGGGCCACCGCGCGCTGCGCGGCGCTGACGTTCTTCGCGGCGACCGCAACGGTGATGCCGCGGCCGATCGCGGCCGGCGTGTTCGGCATCGCGCGCACCACGGCGCCGCCGCAGACCTCGGCAAGCGATGCGATCGTGGTTCCCGCCATGATCGAGACCACCGAGGTCTTGTCCGAGACGAACGATTTCAGCTTCGCGCCGGCCTCGCGGAACATCTGCGGTTTCACCGCGACGACCAGCGTCTCGACCGTGCCGACCGTTGTCACATCAGGATTGAGCGCGACGCCCTTGGCGGCAAGCGCGGTGATCTCGGTCGAGATGTGCGGATCGACCACCGCGACACGGCGCGGGTCGAGTCCGCCCGACAGCCATCCGGTCAGCATCGCGCCGCCCATCTTGCCGGCGCCGGCGAGGAGGATGGTGCCGGTGATGTTTTTGAGGGTGCTGCTATCTGCCACTGCGATCACCTTGCAAACGGTGTCGTCCCTGCGAACGCAGGGACCCATAACCACCGGCGGTTCTAGTGGATAGAGAGCAGAGCAACAAGCCGCGCGCCACAAGAGGCATCACGCGGTATGGGTCCCGGATCTTCGCTTCGCTTGTCCGGGACGACGGCGCAGCGCTGGGCGAGACTTACGCCTCTCCCACCGTGTCGAACATCGCCGCGTCCATCGCTTCGGTCGTGGTCTTGCCCGCCCACACCACGAACTGGAACGCCGGGAAATAGCGCTCGCAGGCGTGGATGGCGCCGGCGAGCATGGCCTCGCATTGCGCGGTCGAGGCGGTCAGGCCGCCGGGCAGCACCAGGGCCTGGCGGTGCATGACCATGCCGGTGTTGGTCCACAAATCGAAATGACCGACCCACAACTGCTCGTTCACGGCGGCGACGAGCCGCTGCACCTCGCCGCGGCGCGCGACCGGAATCTTCATGTCGAACGCGCAGGCCAGATGCAGCGCCTCGATCTCGCCCATCCAGGTGAAGGAGAGCTGGTAGTCGGTCCATTGTCCCTTGGAGACAATGGTGAGTTCGTCCTCGCCGGAGCGTTCGAACGGCCAGTTGTTGCTGGCAGCGATATCCTCGACCACCGCAAGCGGATGGCTTTTGGAATCGATAGTGCTTTCGAGCAGGGACATGCCGTCTCGACCTCTTGCCTTCTTGTTGTCCTTGATACGCACGCGGTCGGCCCGGCACGCTCCCTCAACGTCGCTGGTGCGATCCCTCGGATCAGCGCGGGCCTGTCGCGGATCAAGTGATGTGATTTGCGGAATCTGCGCAACGGGGTCCCGAGTCCGTCCACAAGTCAGGACTCGTTCGTCCACAGCTCATCTCCGCCACAATTCTTAACGGAGGGAAGTCCTCGATCCGGATGGATGAGAACAAACCGGAATCGGATTCGCGGGGGAGGGCGCCATTCGTTAATTCCGCCGCGCGAGGGCCGGGCCGCCATGACGGCATGGGACCATGCGCCTTCCCCATGCGGAACACGCTTGCTGCGGCCGCCGGCTGGCGTCATATTTCCAGCCAGGCCGTTCATCCCGGACGGCCGATGTTCTCAGGGCGGGGTGAAAGTCCCCACCGGCGGTAAGGGCCGAAAGGCCTAAGCCCGCGAGCGCCTTGCCTAAGGTCTTCTTGCCGAGGGGAAGGGTCAGCAGATTCGGTGCAACTCCGAAGCCGACGGTTAAAGTCCGGATGAAAGAGAACGGTCGGAGGCAGACGCATCGCAAGATGCGGCTGTTTGTCGTTCCGTGTGCCCTGATTCTGGTCCTTGAGAAGGAAAGCCATGAATCAGATGCTGCAAGACCCCAAAATCGAAACTTCCGAAGTCAGCCAACCGCCGGTTCCGCAAGACCCGGCGCCCGACCACCCGCTCTTTGCCAAACCGCAGCGGGTGGCCTTCGTGCAGGCCTGCTGGCACCGCGACGTGGTCGAGGAGGCGCGTATCGCCTTCATCAAGGAGGCCGAGGCGCGCCATCTCACCCA includes:
- a CDS encoding tautomerase family protein is translated as MPEITVSMAEGRTDEQKAGMMRDITQALVKNLGVDADAVVIQINEAPLRHKMKGGKTFVERAAAAKK
- a CDS encoding response regulator, whose amino-acid sequence is MTVTLAATLARPPARPADDAPHLLLVDDDRRIRDLLSRFLAAEGYRVTTAASAGDARSKLLGLHFDLLILDVMMPGETGFDLARFIRTSSSVPIVMLTARHEAEARIEGLQIGADDYVAKPFEPRELALRINNILKRAAPPPQATTVEKIAFGPYVYHLDRGELRQGEEVIHLTDREREMLRILSETPGETVPRSALTGNGSVNERAVDVQINRLRRKIETDPANPLFLQAVRGIGYRLVASP
- a CDS encoding branched-chain amino acid aminotransferase, which encodes MSMKFDIQPASNPTSEKDRVAKLVDPGFGRVFTDHMAIVRYNQAKGGWYEAKIEARANFQMDPAGAVLHYAQEIFEGLKAYKRDDGGVNLFRPDANARRFKDSADRMAMAQLPEDVFIEAVEQVVRIDRAWMPGGEGSLYLRPFMIASETFLGVKPSSEYIFAVIASPVGSYFKGGPAPVSIWVSENYTRAAVGGTGAVKCGGNYAASLRAQAEAIQHGCDQVVFLDAVERRYIEELGGMNVFFVFDDGSLSTPPLGTILPGITRDSIIALAKDAGKTVREEPYSLDQWRKDAASGKLKEAFACGTAAVISPIGKVRSVSGDFEISGGAAGPVAMGLRKQLVDIQYGRTNDPHNWIRKVF
- a CDS encoding YbjN domain-containing protein, with the translated sequence MSLLESTIDSKSHPLAVVEDIAASNNWPFERSGEDELTIVSKGQWTDYQLSFTWMGEIEALHLACAFDMKIPVARRGEVQRLVAAVNEQLWVGHFDLWTNTGMVMHRQALVLPGGLTASTAQCEAMLAGAIHACERYFPAFQFVVWAGKTTTEAMDAAMFDTVGEA
- the hisS gene encoding histidine--tRNA ligase is translated as MAEKPKKPQKLKARLPRGLEDRDPSAIRATREMVEKIRAVYELYGFEPVETPAMEYTDALGKFLPDQDRPNEGVFSFQDDDEQWISLRYDLTAPLARYVGERYGTDALVLPYRSYRVGHVFRNEKPGPGRFRQFMQFDADTVGSATPAADAEICMMAADTMEALGIARGSYVVKVNNRKVLDGVLEAIGLGGDENAGRRLTVLRAIDKLDKFSADEVRKLLGPGRWDGGEEGKGDFTKGANLSEAEADVVLAITKPREDWKEAIAAAETYLAKSEIGQAGVSELDEIAKLVTASGYGADRIKIDPSVVRGLEYYTGPVYEVELLLETKDEKGRPVRFGSVGGGGRYDGLVSRFRGEPVPATGFSIGVSRLQAALTLLGKLDTKPEFGPVVVTVFDRDRVADYQKMVASLRAAGIRAELYLGNPKNMGNQLKYADRRNSPCVIIQGSDEKARGELQIKDLIEGAKAAAAIASNQEWRESRPAQFSCSEADLVTKVREVLARHDVKWG
- a CDS encoding ATP-binding protein; protein product: MSTIDTGLTLLRSAAGRVSAVNGWMGNAFKGWMPTGLYARALLIMIVPMVVLQSVVAFVFMERHWNTVTRRLSAAVVQDIAALIDVYKGYPQDRDREQIRRIAQQRLGLVVDFLPAGDMPPPGPKPFFSLLDQTLSVQLGRQIGRSFWIDTVGRSNLVEIRIQLDDAVMRVFAQRSAAYASNSEIFLFWMVGTSSILLIVAVLFLRNQIKPILRLADAAESFGKGREAPNFRPRGAREVRRAAVAFLEMKSRIERTMEQRTAMLAGVSHDLRTILTRFKLELALIGDSPELEGMRKDVDEMSMMLEDYLAFARGDSGEQSQPTDMAQALEELRGDAERHGHTATVAFHGLPVVTVKPASFKRCLANLVTNAARYGKAIAITGQRDHRYLTVTIDDDGPGIPAHLREEVFKPFLRLDNARNQDEGGTGLGLAIARDIARSHGGDITLGDSPMGGLRASVRIPV
- the proC gene encoding pyrroline-5-carboxylate reductase, yielding MGPCVRRDDTVCKVIAVADSSTLKNITGTILLAGAGKMGGAMLTGWLSGGLDPRRVAVVDPHISTEITALAAKGVALNPDVTTVGTVETLVVAVKPQMFREAGAKLKSFVSDKTSVVSIMAGTTIASLAEVCGGAVVRAMPNTPAAIGRGITVAVAAKNVSAAQRAVAHALLRATGSVEWVDDESLMDAVTAVSGSGPAYVFLLAEELARAGVEAGLPESLATRLARETVAGSGELLHQSELPSSTLRQNVTSPGGTTAAALGVLMAEPGLRDLMIRAIAAATKRSKELAK
- a CDS encoding thioesterase family protein; amino-acid sequence: MDARDFIKVGMNAERTLVVPAERTVGHFVPGMPFVYATPMMILEMEMTAGDAIRAALQPGWVTVGTEVDIRHLAAALVGATVRTTAKVVAVERRVIRFEVAAFEGTRKLGEGRHARGLVNVEMFNRRLAAGTTP
- a CDS encoding YegJ family protein, whose amino-acid sequence is MATKLSQPMKWVVLAAIAGVSVFGILTIGPMHEVVAQDRSPIVDVRTSDPEMNAAIARARGSLPTFWASYDTPKPSEAGHALKVRFSTRKGGEHIWIGGVKKRPDGTYSGLLANEPRDLPGKRAGDEVKFTEADISDWMFMRNGKIVGGETIKPTLKSLPKADADALRARMEKP
- a CDS encoding MarR family winged helix-turn-helix transcriptional regulator translates to MPDINFATSSHDAAEPKPAADDGGNLRWDIIELLFFAYRDFVGDPDQELEAFGFGRAHHRVMHFVYRYPGLKVADLLDVLRITKQSLGRVLKQLLDEGYIVQKTGDNDRRQRLLYATPKGEALVQKLAGLQTTRITKALAEMGPQDAETVKRFLRAMIDRDDPDKVLETIFASVNHDAKE